A portion of the Pseudarthrobacter defluvii genome contains these proteins:
- a CDS encoding acetoin utilization protein AcuC: MTYLPGLSQPAPPTVVAWSPDMTAYNFGPGHPMAPERMELTARLARSLGIFDLDHVHVAAPEVATDAELECVHSPDYVAAVRRVSADPSQPDESRGLGTEDDPAFAGMHEAAARLAGGSLLAAQRLLEGSAVHAVNFGGGMHHAARERASGFCIYNDAAIAVQRLLDGGVPKVAYVDVDAHHGDGTQNIFWDDPRVLTISLHETGLTLFPGTGFANEIGGPAAEGTAVNVALPAGTSDAGWLRAFYAVVPQLVGAFEPEVIVSQHGCDSHRSDPLTHLNLSVDGQREAASAVGHLAERYCGGRWIATGGGGYNVLDVVPRAWSHLVAIAAGRPVPLRTPVPEVWRQYVAEKFGREAPALMGDDVELWWRSWEVGFDPNDAVDRTVMATRKAVFPLHGLDPWFD, encoded by the coding sequence ATGACATACCTGCCCGGCCTCAGCCAACCCGCGCCGCCAACGGTGGTGGCGTGGAGTCCTGACATGACAGCCTACAACTTCGGCCCGGGACACCCCATGGCGCCGGAGCGGATGGAGCTGACGGCCCGCCTTGCCCGGAGCCTGGGGATCTTCGACCTTGACCACGTTCACGTGGCGGCACCCGAGGTGGCAACGGACGCTGAACTGGAATGCGTCCATTCACCCGACTACGTGGCGGCTGTCCGCCGCGTCAGTGCGGACCCTTCGCAGCCGGACGAGTCCCGCGGGCTGGGAACCGAGGACGATCCAGCCTTTGCCGGCATGCATGAAGCCGCTGCGCGCCTGGCGGGCGGCTCACTGCTCGCAGCCCAGCGCCTGCTGGAGGGTTCTGCCGTGCATGCCGTGAACTTCGGCGGCGGCATGCACCACGCGGCCCGGGAGCGGGCCAGCGGGTTCTGCATTTACAACGATGCTGCCATCGCCGTGCAGAGGCTGCTCGACGGCGGCGTGCCCAAAGTGGCCTACGTCGATGTTGACGCCCACCACGGGGACGGCACGCAGAACATCTTCTGGGACGATCCCCGGGTGCTCACCATCTCGCTGCACGAGACAGGCCTGACTCTCTTCCCCGGAACCGGGTTCGCCAACGAGATCGGCGGCCCGGCGGCGGAGGGCACAGCCGTGAACGTCGCGCTGCCGGCAGGCACTTCCGACGCCGGCTGGCTGCGCGCCTTCTACGCCGTGGTGCCGCAACTGGTGGGTGCCTTCGAACCTGAGGTGATCGTGAGCCAGCACGGCTGCGACTCCCACCGCAGCGATCCCCTCACACACCTCAACCTGAGCGTGGATGGACAGCGGGAGGCGGCAAGCGCCGTCGGGCATCTGGCCGAGCGGTACTGCGGCGGCCGCTGGATCGCCACAGGCGGCGGAGGGTACAACGTGCTGGACGTGGTGCCGCGGGCCTGGAGCCACCTGGTGGCCATCGCCGCGGGGCGGCCCGTGCCGTTGCGGACACCTGTGCCCGAGGTTTGGCGGCAGTACGTGGCGGAGAAGTTCGGCAGGGAAGCGCCCGCCCTCATGGGCGACGACGTGGAGCTGTGGTGGCGTTCCTGGGAAGTGGGCTTCGACCCGAATGACGCCGTGGACCGCACGGTGATGGCCACCCGCAAGGCGGTGTTCCCGCTGCACGGCCTCGATCCCTGGTTCGACTAG
- a CDS encoding LacI family DNA-binding transcriptional regulator, with protein MARKSASGRIGIADVAVKAGVSHATVSRVMNGNFTVDPDIAARVRAAAAELKYQPNPVGRSLALGKTDTIGIVVPDLANPTFQEILRGLSRAAAQDGYRVLIADSFEVSSEESILAGEARRRCDGLVLCAPRMSDAELEEIAPSLHPLVLINRTTATPGVPSLVVDYGQGVQDIAGHLVELGHTRLAFLAGPPRSASNEMRLRGLETFKAAHPEVEVTMLEGGSDFDTGHEAVDAVLASGATGILAFNDLVAMGLMSGLHERGLDVPGDISVTGFDDIPFARYTTPALTTGAVPISELGEQAWHQLRALIRKEGNETSGSRYQPRLEVRASTGPAKAPRSTVHG; from the coding sequence ATGGCCAGGAAATCGGCAAGCGGCCGGATCGGCATTGCGGATGTCGCCGTCAAGGCGGGAGTTTCCCATGCCACCGTCTCCCGCGTCATGAACGGGAACTTCACCGTGGATCCGGACATTGCAGCCAGGGTCCGTGCCGCCGCCGCGGAACTGAAGTACCAGCCCAACCCGGTGGGGCGCAGCCTGGCGCTTGGCAAGACGGACACCATCGGCATCGTGGTGCCGGACCTGGCCAACCCCACCTTCCAGGAGATCCTCCGCGGCCTCAGCCGGGCTGCGGCCCAGGACGGCTACCGGGTCCTCATTGCCGATTCGTTCGAAGTCTCCAGCGAAGAGTCCATCCTGGCCGGCGAAGCCCGCCGGCGCTGTGACGGGCTGGTCCTCTGCGCTCCGCGCATGTCGGATGCGGAACTGGAAGAGATCGCGCCCTCCCTGCACCCGCTGGTACTGATCAACCGCACCACCGCCACCCCGGGCGTGCCCAGCCTGGTGGTGGACTACGGCCAGGGCGTGCAGGATATCGCCGGGCACTTGGTGGAACTGGGCCACACCCGCCTGGCCTTCCTCGCAGGGCCGCCACGCAGTGCCTCCAACGAGATGCGGCTCAGGGGCCTGGAGACCTTCAAGGCCGCCCACCCCGAGGTTGAGGTGACCATGCTTGAGGGCGGCTCGGACTTCGACACCGGCCATGAAGCGGTGGACGCCGTCCTGGCGAGCGGGGCCACCGGCATCCTGGCCTTCAACGACCTCGTGGCCATGGGCCTGATGAGTGGCCTGCACGAGCGGGGCCTGGACGTCCCCGGCGACATCTCCGTGACCGGCTTCGACGACATCCCCTTCGCCAGGTACACGACGCCGGCACTCACCACAGGTGCGGTTCCCATCAGCGAACTGGGCGAGCAGGCATGGCACCAGCTCCGGGCACTGATCCGCAAGGAAGGGAACGAGACATCCGGCAGCCGCTACCAGCCCCGCCTGGAAGTCAGGGCCAGCACGGGCCCCGCCAAGGCGCCGCGCAGCACAGTCCACGGCTGA
- a CDS encoding potassium channel family protein — protein sequence MASSTDAARRPAHNAPVLVIGLGRFGSSTAEQLVKQGREVLAIERDRNLVQKWAPLLTHVVEADATNIDALRQLGAQEFSSAVVGVGTSIESSVLITVNLVDLGIEHLWVKAITPSHGKILTRIGANHVIYPEADAGVRAAHLVSGRMLDFIEFDDDFAIVKMYPPRETVGFTLDESKVRSKYGVTIVGVKSPGEDFTYARPETKVSSRDMLIVSGHVDLLERFAARP from the coding sequence TTGGCTAGTTCCACAGACGCCGCCCGGCGCCCCGCCCACAACGCGCCGGTCCTGGTGATCGGGTTGGGCCGCTTTGGATCGTCCACCGCAGAGCAGCTGGTAAAGCAGGGCCGGGAAGTACTGGCCATCGAGCGGGACCGGAACCTGGTGCAGAAATGGGCGCCCCTCCTGACCCACGTGGTGGAGGCCGACGCCACCAACATCGATGCGCTCCGCCAGCTCGGCGCCCAGGAGTTCAGTTCCGCCGTCGTGGGCGTGGGCACCTCCATCGAGTCCTCCGTGCTGATCACCGTCAACCTGGTGGACCTGGGCATCGAGCACCTCTGGGTCAAGGCCATCACGCCCTCGCACGGCAAGATCCTCACCCGGATCGGCGCCAACCATGTCATCTACCCCGAGGCCGATGCGGGGGTGCGTGCGGCGCACCTGGTGTCCGGGCGCATGCTGGACTTCATCGAGTTCGACGACGACTTCGCCATCGTCAAGATGTACCCGCCGCGCGAAACGGTGGGCTTCACCCTGGACGAGTCAAAGGTCCGCTCCAAGTACGGCGTGACCATCGTGGGCGTGAAGTCCCCGGGTGAGGACTTCACCTACGCGCGGCCGGAGACCAAGGTGTCCTCCCGGGACATGCTGATCGTCTCCGGCCACGTGGACCTGCTGGAGAGGTTCGCCGCCCGGCCCTAG
- a CDS encoding Gfo/Idh/MocA family protein, translated as MVNTAETTSAAAASRPGTAAGTDTAAATFAGDGRKARIALIGTGGRSEMYIRAIFGKHADTAELVAFSDVNPGRVEFYQKLIQELGAPGPVTSFEPADLTTFIQANDIDRIIVTTPDYTHADYIVEGLRAGADVVVEKPLTIDAESCRRIVQAVHETGRNVVVTFNYRYSPRNSALKEIIQSGVIGKVTSVDFSWVLDTVHGADYFRRWHREKKNSGGLLIHKASHHFDLVNWWIDDVPERIFASGGLKFYGDKNAAERGLGPRPERGTPDADAPAGEKDPFALDLREDERLKALFLDNEHYDGYRRDQDVFTSGITIEDNLALVVEYQGGPRLSYSLNAHSPWEGYRVAVNGTEGRAELEVVERAAVLHSTDQKTVVDPSATPVEEEDAVRRNGERLVVQRHWEAAYEVPIINGEGGHGGGDELLLSDLFNGPGEDPLGRPSGYLDGLRSVSVGIAGNRSLETSLPVRVEDLDLGVDLRRGK; from the coding sequence ATGGTCAACACTGCCGAGACCACTTCGGCTGCAGCTGCCTCCCGGCCCGGCACCGCCGCCGGCACGGACACCGCAGCAGCCACCTTCGCCGGGGACGGCCGGAAGGCCCGCATAGCCCTGATCGGCACCGGCGGGCGATCCGAGATGTACATCCGCGCCATTTTCGGCAAGCACGCGGACACCGCCGAACTGGTGGCGTTCTCCGACGTGAACCCGGGGCGCGTGGAGTTCTACCAAAAGCTCATCCAGGAGCTGGGCGCCCCGGGACCCGTGACGTCGTTTGAGCCTGCGGACCTCACCACCTTCATCCAGGCCAACGACATCGACCGCATCATCGTCACCACCCCGGACTACACCCACGCCGACTACATCGTGGAGGGACTGCGCGCCGGAGCTGACGTGGTGGTCGAAAAGCCCCTGACCATCGACGCCGAAAGCTGCCGCCGGATCGTCCAGGCCGTCCACGAGACCGGCCGGAACGTGGTGGTCACCTTCAACTACCGCTACTCGCCGCGCAACAGCGCGCTCAAGGAGATCATCCAAAGCGGCGTGATCGGCAAGGTCACGTCCGTCGACTTCAGCTGGGTGCTGGATACGGTCCACGGCGCCGACTACTTCCGCCGCTGGCACCGGGAGAAGAAGAATTCAGGCGGCCTGCTCATCCACAAGGCATCCCACCACTTCGACCTGGTCAACTGGTGGATTGACGACGTTCCGGAGCGGATCTTCGCCTCCGGCGGCCTGAAGTTCTACGGCGACAAGAACGCTGCCGAGCGCGGGTTGGGTCCACGCCCCGAGCGCGGAACGCCCGACGCCGATGCCCCCGCAGGGGAAAAGGATCCCTTTGCGCTTGACCTGAGGGAAGACGAGCGGCTCAAGGCCCTCTTCCTGGACAACGAGCACTACGACGGCTACCGCCGCGACCAGGACGTCTTCACCAGCGGCATCACCATCGAGGACAACCTCGCCCTGGTGGTGGAGTACCAGGGCGGCCCGCGCCTGAGCTACTCACTGAACGCGCACAGCCCGTGGGAAGGCTACCGGGTGGCGGTCAACGGCACCGAGGGCCGGGCCGAACTCGAAGTGGTGGAACGCGCCGCCGTCCTGCACAGCACGGACCAGAAGACCGTGGTTGACCCCAGCGCCACGCCCGTGGAGGAAGAGGACGCCGTCCGCCGCAACGGCGAGCGCCTGGTGGTGCAGCGCCACTGGGAAGCCGCCTACGAGGTACCCATCATCAACGGTGAGGGCGGCCACGGCGGCGGCGACGAGCTGCTGCTGTCGGACCTCTTCAACGGACCGGGCGAGGATCCGCTGGGCCGTCCCTCCGGCTACCTGGACGGGCTGCGTTCGGTGTCCGTGGGCATTGCCGGCAACCGCTCCCTCGAAACGTCCCTGCCCGTGCGCGTCGAGGACCTGGACCTCGGCGTCGACCTTCGCCGCGGCAAGTAG
- a CDS encoding NAD-dependent epimerase/dehydratase family protein: MSRIFVTGGSGRLGRSVVAGLAQAGHEVISVDRDAVPAELLPAGVVQETADLLAPGEALRLIGAAKPDAVIHLAAIAVPFSAPEDVIFGTNTRLAFAVISAATEVGVRRIVTASSPTVLGYGCPEGWLPPSFPLDERTPAKPWNAYALSKHIAEQTVQMFATAQGEKIRYAAFRPCFVISPEEWEGAPTQQGHTLAERLADPALSAPALFNYVDARDVADFLDLLLQKMDDIPNGETFFVGAADALATAPLAELMPKFLPGSEALSSGLTGTSPAFSIAKARELLGWQPKRTWRTELKPTLNDEASTLVTAGGGAKETS; the protein is encoded by the coding sequence ATGAGCAGGATATTTGTCACCGGCGGTTCGGGCCGCCTGGGCCGCAGCGTGGTGGCGGGGCTTGCCCAGGCCGGCCATGAGGTGATCTCGGTAGACCGGGACGCCGTGCCCGCTGAGCTGCTGCCCGCCGGCGTCGTCCAGGAAACCGCGGACCTCCTGGCGCCGGGTGAGGCGTTGCGGCTGATCGGGGCAGCAAAGCCCGACGCCGTCATCCACCTTGCTGCGATCGCGGTCCCTTTCAGTGCGCCGGAGGACGTCATCTTCGGCACGAACACCAGGCTCGCCTTCGCGGTGATCAGCGCCGCGACGGAGGTGGGGGTCCGCAGGATCGTCACGGCAAGCAGCCCCACCGTGCTCGGTTACGGCTGTCCGGAGGGGTGGCTGCCGCCGTCGTTCCCGCTTGACGAGCGCACGCCTGCCAAGCCCTGGAATGCCTACGCCCTGTCCAAGCACATCGCCGAACAGACCGTCCAGATGTTCGCGACCGCGCAGGGGGAGAAGATCCGGTATGCGGCATTCCGGCCGTGCTTCGTGATCTCGCCCGAGGAATGGGAAGGCGCCCCCACGCAGCAGGGCCACACCCTCGCCGAACGCCTGGCAGATCCCGCACTCTCGGCCCCGGCCCTGTTCAACTATGTGGACGCGCGGGACGTGGCGGACTTCCTGGACCTGCTGCTGCAGAAGATGGATGACATTCCCAACGGGGAAACCTTTTTCGTGGGCGCGGCGGACGCCCTTGCCACCGCACCCCTTGCGGAGCTGATGCCGAAATTCCTGCCCGGAAGCGAAGCACTCAGCTCCGGCCTCACCGGCACCAGCCCCGCGTTCTCCATCGCCAAAGCCCGGGAACTCCTGGGATGGCAGCCCAAGCGCACCTGGCGCACCGAACTAAAACCCACCCTCAACGACGAGGCCTCCACGCTGGTTACTGCCGGCGGCGGAGCCAAGGAGACATCATGA
- a CDS encoding alpha-hydroxy acid oxidase, with protein MTHTVQPNNPEATPAPDATDIPAAPAPAKDPSSSALPAALKRRVPKYSDLAPLMQFKKPEFSREARLKRASTIWELREMAKRRTPKAPFDYTDGAAEEEITLRRARQAFLDIEFRPGILRNVSTIDLSTEILGKPSRLPVGIAPTGFTRMMQSEGEYAGSQAAEAAGVPYTLSTMGTASLEDVAEAAPNGRNWFQLYLWTDRDRSLELIDRAAKAGNDTLMVTVDTAVAGARLRDVRNGMTIPPALTLKTVLDASYRPAWWFNFLTHEPLTFASLSRYTGTVADLINSMFDPTLTFGDLDWLRETWKGKLVVKGIQTVEDARRVVDHGADGVVLSNHGGRQLDRAPIPFHLLPEVKQAFTTDNSDAAIVLDTGIMSGADIVAALAMGADFTLIGRAYLYGLMAGGRAGVDRTLQILEKDMARTMALLGVSRVSELTPDHVRLLGK; from the coding sequence ATGACGCACACCGTCCAGCCCAACAACCCCGAGGCTACCCCGGCGCCGGACGCCACGGACATCCCCGCAGCGCCGGCACCTGCCAAGGATCCGTCGTCGTCCGCCTTGCCCGCGGCACTCAAGCGCCGCGTCCCCAAGTACTCCGACCTGGCACCGCTGATGCAGTTCAAGAAGCCCGAGTTCAGCAGGGAAGCCCGGTTGAAGCGGGCCAGCACCATCTGGGAGCTCCGCGAGATGGCCAAGCGACGCACGCCCAAGGCACCCTTTGACTACACGGACGGCGCGGCCGAAGAGGAGATCACGCTCCGCCGCGCCCGCCAGGCGTTCCTGGACATCGAGTTCCGGCCGGGCATCCTCCGCAACGTCTCCACGATCGATTTGAGCACCGAGATCCTGGGCAAACCGTCCCGGCTCCCCGTCGGCATCGCCCCCACCGGGTTCACCCGCATGATGCAGTCCGAAGGTGAATATGCCGGCTCGCAGGCCGCCGAGGCTGCAGGCGTCCCCTACACCCTGTCCACCATGGGCACAGCCTCCCTTGAGGACGTCGCCGAGGCTGCTCCCAACGGTCGCAACTGGTTCCAGCTGTACCTGTGGACGGACCGCGACCGCTCGCTGGAACTCATCGATCGTGCCGCCAAGGCGGGCAACGACACCCTCATGGTCACCGTGGACACCGCCGTGGCCGGCGCCCGCCTCCGCGACGTCCGCAACGGCATGACCATCCCGCCGGCGCTGACCCTGAAGACGGTCCTCGACGCGTCCTACCGCCCGGCCTGGTGGTTCAACTTCCTCACCCACGAACCGCTGACGTTCGCCTCACTGTCCCGCTACACCGGCACCGTGGCGGACCTGATCAACTCCATGTTCGACCCCACGCTCACGTTCGGGGACCTGGACTGGCTGCGCGAAACCTGGAAGGGCAAGCTGGTGGTCAAGGGCATCCAGACCGTGGAGGACGCCCGCCGCGTGGTGGACCACGGCGCCGACGGGGTGGTCCTCTCCAACCACGGCGGCCGCCAGTTGGACCGCGCGCCCATCCCGTTCCATCTGCTGCCCGAGGTCAAGCAGGCGTTCACCACCGACAACAGCGATGCCGCCATCGTCCTGGACACCGGCATCATGAGCGGCGCAGACATTGTGGCCGCGCTGGCCATGGGCGCGGACTTCACCCTGATCGGCCGTGCGTACCTTTACGGCCTGATGGCGGGCGGCCGGGCCGGCGTGGACCGCACCCTCCAGATCCTCGAGAAGGACATGGCCCGCACCATGGCCCTCCTGGGCGTCAGCCGCGTTTCCGAGCTGACCCCGGACCACGTGCGGCTGTTGGGCAAGTAA
- a CDS encoding 5-dehydro-4-deoxyglucarate dehydratase: MKFDGVLFFPVTPFTAEGAVDVELLKEHIASRLPYRPGGVFPACGTGEFHALSIDEVRTVVAAAVEVVAGKVPVVAGAGGPLGHALAAARAAEEAGADALLVLPPYLVTGPTDGLVAYIEAVANASSLPVIVYHRGNAKFTATSMAKLAANPKVIGFKDGLGDVGLAQEIVSAVRATGREDFAFFNGLLTAELTQGAYRGLGIPLYSSAAFAMAPEIAKAYYDAYVSGDEDRRNALLEGFYAPLVRLRDQTPGFGVSLIKAGLRLAGLPVGPVRPPLVDPTEEQLVELKAILARGHELAGS, encoded by the coding sequence ATGAAATTCGACGGCGTTCTCTTCTTCCCCGTCACCCCGTTCACGGCCGAAGGCGCCGTTGACGTGGAGCTGCTTAAGGAGCACATCGCTTCCCGGCTGCCTTATCGGCCCGGCGGCGTGTTCCCCGCCTGCGGGACCGGCGAGTTCCACGCGCTCAGCATCGACGAGGTCCGCACCGTGGTGGCGGCCGCCGTCGAGGTTGTCGCGGGCAAGGTTCCCGTGGTGGCCGGTGCCGGCGGACCGCTGGGCCACGCTCTTGCCGCCGCCCGCGCCGCTGAGGAAGCCGGCGCCGATGCCCTCCTGGTCCTCCCGCCGTACCTGGTCACGGGCCCCACCGACGGCCTGGTGGCTTACATCGAGGCCGTGGCCAACGCCAGCAGCCTGCCGGTCATCGTGTACCACCGCGGCAACGCGAAGTTCACCGCCACGTCCATGGCCAAGCTTGCCGCCAATCCCAAGGTCATCGGCTTCAAGGACGGCCTGGGCGATGTGGGCCTGGCCCAGGAGATCGTAAGCGCCGTCCGGGCCACCGGCCGTGAAGACTTTGCCTTCTTCAATGGCCTGCTCACCGCCGAACTGACCCAGGGTGCCTACCGCGGCCTGGGCATCCCGCTCTACTCTTCCGCAGCGTTCGCCATGGCTCCGGAGATCGCCAAGGCCTACTACGACGCCTACGTTTCAGGCGACGAGGACCGGCGCAATGCCCTGCTCGAAGGTTTCTATGCACCCCTGGTCCGGCTGCGCGACCAGACCCCCGGTTTCGGGGTTTCGCTGATCAAGGCTGGGCTGCGGTTGGCTGGCCTGCCGGTCGGTCCGGTGCGTCCGCCGCTGGTGGACCCCACCGAGGAACAGCTGGTGGAGCTCAAGGCCATCCTGGCCAGGGGCCACGAGCTGGCCGGCAGCTGA
- a CDS encoding ArsR/SmtB family transcription factor, with the protein MVTDDVFAVIAESTRRDILVALRAGDKAVGELVEELAASQPTISKHLKVLREAQLVSMRAQGQKRYYALNRGPLEGIATWLETFDVGTGAKAAASPTGRDQAAAGQAIPAHLREGVAAAAASLPSAPRSLEPAQPAREEVPAPVLVREGAELSPAVVIPGGTAAPLSDDSVPQQIGRTVGRAATKAADLLANLPNLPKFGRKK; encoded by the coding sequence ATGGTGACAGACGACGTATTTGCCGTCATAGCGGAATCCACGCGGCGGGACATCCTGGTGGCCCTCCGGGCAGGAGACAAAGCCGTGGGGGAACTGGTGGAGGAACTGGCGGCTAGCCAGCCCACCATCTCCAAGCACCTGAAAGTCCTCCGAGAAGCGCAGCTGGTCAGCATGCGCGCGCAGGGCCAGAAGCGGTACTACGCCTTGAACCGGGGCCCGCTGGAGGGCATCGCCACCTGGCTGGAAACGTTCGACGTCGGCACCGGCGCCAAAGCCGCCGCGTCACCAACCGGCCGGGACCAGGCAGCCGCCGGCCAGGCAATCCCTGCCCACCTGCGGGAGGGCGTCGCCGCTGCGGCAGCCTCGCTGCCGTCTGCGCCACGGTCCCTGGAACCTGCGCAGCCGGCCCGGGAGGAAGTCCCGGCGCCTGTCCTGGTGCGGGAAGGCGCCGAGCTGAGCCCCGCCGTCGTGATTCCTGGCGGCACCGCCGCGCCGCTGAGCGACGACAGCGTTCCGCAGCAGATCGGACGCACCGTCGGCCGTGCCGCCACCAAGGCCGCCGACCTGCTGGCGAACCTCCCCAACCTGCCCAAGTTTGGCCGCAAGAAGTAG
- a CDS encoding TrkH family potassium uptake protein codes for MTQSQSRPRTPATWHPPAQEREGLWIFTRLRDFIDDIANTSPARLALTAFAVVCTVFTFLLSLPVSSADGTPTPVHQALFTAVSAVCVTGLTVVSTAVHWSFFGQLVILVGIFIGGLGTLTLASLLALMVSKRLGVRGKIIAAESMNSAGRLGEVGTLLRIVITTSVVIEAVLALTLIPRFLTLGEPFWQSVWHGIFYAISSFNNAGFTPHSDGIVPYETDLWILIPLMVGVFLGSLGFPVVMVLQQNGLNWKKWNLHTKLTIQVSLILLVVGAFLWALMEWDNVRTIGSMSVGDKVTHALFASVMTRSGGFNLVDQNHMDSTTMLLTDALMFAGGGSASTAGGIKVTTIAVMFLAIIAEARGDADVKVYGRTIPQGSMRVAISVIVAGATLVSVSAFLLLHISGQSLDRVLFETISAFATVGLSTNLSAEVPPAGVYVLTVLMFAGRVGTVTLAAALALRQRSQLYHYPEERPIIG; via the coding sequence ATGACGCAGAGCCAGTCGAGGCCCCGGACCCCGGCCACCTGGCACCCCCCGGCGCAGGAGCGGGAGGGCCTGTGGATCTTCACGCGGCTGCGGGACTTCATCGACGATATTGCCAACACCTCTCCCGCACGGCTGGCCCTGACCGCGTTCGCCGTGGTCTGCACGGTGTTCACGTTCCTGCTGTCACTGCCGGTCTCTTCGGCTGACGGAACTCCGACCCCCGTCCACCAGGCGCTGTTCACTGCGGTCTCTGCCGTGTGCGTCACGGGACTGACGGTGGTGTCGACGGCGGTCCACTGGTCCTTTTTCGGCCAACTGGTGATCCTGGTGGGCATCTTCATCGGCGGCCTGGGCACGTTGACCCTGGCCTCGCTGCTGGCACTGATGGTGAGCAAACGGCTGGGCGTCCGGGGCAAGATCATCGCCGCGGAATCCATGAACAGCGCAGGCCGGCTGGGCGAGGTGGGTACCCTGCTGCGGATCGTCATCACCACCTCCGTGGTCATCGAGGCGGTTCTGGCACTGACGCTGATCCCCCGGTTCCTCACGCTGGGTGAGCCGTTCTGGCAGTCCGTTTGGCACGGCATCTTCTATGCCATCTCGTCGTTCAACAACGCCGGTTTCACGCCGCACTCGGACGGCATCGTCCCCTATGAGACGGACCTGTGGATCCTCATCCCCCTCATGGTGGGGGTCTTCCTGGGCAGCCTGGGGTTCCCCGTGGTGATGGTCCTGCAGCAGAACGGCCTGAACTGGAAGAAGTGGAACCTCCACACCAAGCTCACCATCCAGGTGTCGCTGATCCTCCTGGTGGTGGGGGCATTCCTGTGGGCGCTGATGGAGTGGGACAACGTCCGGACCATTGGTTCCATGAGCGTGGGCGACAAGGTCACCCACGCGCTCTTTGCCTCCGTGATGACCCGGTCGGGCGGCTTCAACCTGGTGGACCAGAACCATATGGATTCCACCACCATGCTGCTGACCGACGCCCTGATGTTTGCCGGCGGCGGTTCCGCGTCGACGGCGGGCGGCATCAAGGTGACCACCATCGCCGTCATGTTCCTGGCCATCATTGCCGAGGCCCGGGGCGATGCCGACGTCAAGGTGTACGGCCGGACAATTCCCCAGGGCAGCATGCGGGTGGCCATCTCCGTGATCGTCGCCGGCGCCACCCTGGTGTCAGTGTCGGCGTTCCTGCTGCTGCACATCAGCGGCCAGTCCCTGGACCGCGTATTGTTCGAAACCATCTCGGCGTTCGCCACGGTGGGGCTCAGCACCAACCTGAGCGCCGAGGTGCCCCCTGCCGGGGTCTACGTCCTCACGGTGCTGATGTTTGCAGGCCGTGTGGGTACCGTAACCCTCGCCGCGGCGCTGGCCCTGCGCCAGCGCAGCCAGTTGTACCACTACCCCGAAGAGAGGCCGATCATTGGCTAG
- a CDS encoding mandelate racemase/muconate lactonizing enzyme family protein: MSAPAAQSVRTVPRITGLATRLLTVPLRRHWGAEAPENHVIATELSTDDGGTGFGFSWTPTIGPQAVKALLDYDIAPFVTGLPAAPEAVWDVVWKRLHEAGGGGLTTIAMAGVDLALWDLQARRAGTSVTGLLGQRQDSAEVYGSGVNLHYTLDELVAQVERWVEAGHQAVKIKVGKPDIREDAERVAAVRSVLGPGRRLMIDANQRWDLPTTFRALDVLAEFGLEWLEEPIRADDLWAYRRLRKHSPVPIALGENLHTIYRFRDFIEAEAVDIIQPNVIRVGGITPFRRIVELARTHSIKVMPHLLPELSGQLALTLAEPTMVEDVEEASFEQLGILDGPSPVRFSNSRVTLADHAGLGFRFKDRLQ; the protein is encoded by the coding sequence ATGAGTGCCCCTGCGGCCCAATCCGTCCGCACCGTTCCCCGCATCACCGGGCTGGCCACGCGGCTCCTCACCGTTCCGCTGCGCCGGCACTGGGGAGCGGAGGCGCCGGAGAACCACGTGATTGCCACCGAGCTTTCCACGGACGACGGCGGCACGGGCTTTGGCTTCTCCTGGACGCCGACCATTGGTCCCCAGGCAGTCAAGGCGCTGCTTGACTACGACATCGCCCCTTTCGTCACCGGACTTCCGGCCGCTCCCGAAGCGGTGTGGGACGTGGTGTGGAAACGGCTGCACGAAGCCGGGGGCGGCGGGCTCACCACCATCGCCATGGCGGGAGTGGACCTCGCTCTGTGGGACCTGCAGGCACGCCGTGCCGGAACATCGGTCACCGGCTTGCTGGGGCAGCGCCAGGACTCAGCAGAGGTTTACGGGTCCGGCGTCAACCTGCACTACACGCTGGACGAGCTGGTGGCCCAGGTGGAACGCTGGGTTGAAGCAGGCCACCAGGCGGTCAAGATCAAGGTGGGCAAACCGGACATCCGCGAAGATGCCGAACGCGTCGCCGCGGTGCGCTCTGTCCTGGGCCCGGGCCGCAGGCTCATGATCGATGCCAACCAGCGCTGGGACCTGCCCACCACCTTCCGCGCCCTGGATGTGCTGGCCGAATTCGGACTGGAGTGGCTGGAGGAGCCCATCCGCGCGGACGACCTCTGGGCCTACCGGCGGCTGCGGAAGCATTCGCCGGTGCCCATCGCCCTGGGCGAAAACCTGCACACCATCTACCGGTTCCGCGATTTCATTGAGGCGGAAGCGGTGGACATCATCCAGCCGAACGTCATCCGGGTTGGCGGGATCACCCCGTTCCGGCGGATCGTGGAGCTGGCCCGGACCCACAGCATCAAGGTGATGCCGCACCTGTTGCCGGAACTGTCCGGACAGCTGGCACTGACCCTGGCGGAGCCCACCATGGTGGAGGACGTTGAAGAGGCGTCCTTCGAGCAGCTGGGCATCCTGGACGGGCCATCGCCGGTGCGGTTCAGCAACAGCCGGGTGACCCTCGCGGACCACGCCGGGCTCGGTTTCCGCTTCAAGGACAGGCTGCAATGA